The Oryza glaberrima chromosome 9, OglaRS2, whole genome shotgun sequence genome includes a window with the following:
- the LOC127783669 gene encoding putative F-box protein At4g09190 has product MAAKRCADNLVSTRPRKVMRIVINSWSRFMPPYIPDDVMFNILSWLPSKSLIRFKSVCKAWHAMISSPCFIDAHLECSKRNPSILMVPGAYEKQDGENIAFMMGLYKYHGGKTMELVHMQNFPQGIGVWTRPVQCNGLLLIPTMNHEMMICNPSTRQIVFLPKVSGNICTGTRAGFGFDPHSNKYKVARSFYQRDSETQELVCKFEVLTLGTNAWRQTEDPPYPIDALTPVHVKGAIYWIVCSSLCPDPPNAFLRFCLTDEKFSLFPCPPSNVKSVRFTEVEGELCCACFFSETLALEIWNCSGGQSLEWTRRYVIQIPPDVVMKYPVERPPLIVFREKMFLLAFKKVYRYDIETCTIVELASKVSDFTCYEPYLEKEARDLHLFNYAESLAPIREFCEVTSVC; this is encoded by the coding sequence ATGGCAGCGAAAAGATGTGCAGACAATCTGGTGTCTACTCGGCCGCGAAAGGTGATGCGCATTGTTATCAACTCTTGGTCGAGGTTCATGCCCCCTTACATCCCTGATGATGTGATGTTCAACATCCTGTCATGGCTGCCATCCAAGTCTCTCATCCGATTTAAGTCTGTGTGCAAGGCTTGGCATGCCATGATATCCAGCCCGTGTTTCATTGATGCTCACCTTGAGTGTTCCAAGCGAAACCCATCGATACTCATGGTCCCTGGTGCTTATGAGAAGCAGGACGGTGAGAATATCGCCTTCATGATGGGCCTCTATAAGTACCATGGAGGTAAAACAATGGAACTGGTCCATATGCAGAACTTTCCGCAAGGCATTGGTGTATGGACTCGCCCTGTGCAGTGTAATGGTTTACTCCTCATTCCCACCATGAACCACGAAATGATGATCTGTAACCCTTCAACAAGACAGATTGTTTTCCTACCAAAAGTCAGTGGTAACATTTGCACAGGCACAAGGGCTGGATTTGGGTTTGATCCTCACAGCAACAAATACAAGGTGGCTAGATCTTTCTATCAAAGGGATAGTGAGACACAAGAATTAGTCTGCAAGTTTGAAGTGCTTACTCTGGGCACTAATGCATGGAGGCAAACTGAAGATCCACCATATCCAATTGATGCTTTAACTCCAGTCCATGTGAAAGGCGCCATCTACTGGATAGTGTGTAGTTCACTTTGCCCAGATCCACCTAATGCATTCCTCCGATTCTGTTTGACTGATGAGAAGTTCAGTTTGTTTCCGTGCCCTCCATCTAATGTAAAGTCTGTCCGTTTCACAGAGGTGGAGGGTGAACTGTGTTGTGCTTGCTTTTTCAGTGAGACGCTGGCGCTGGAGATTTGGAACTGCAGTGGTGGGCAGAGCCTTGAATGGACTCGACGCTATGTTATACAGATTCCACCTGATGTTGTTATGAAGTACCCTGTAGAAAGACCCCCTTTAATTGTTTTTCGTGAAAAAATGTTTCTGCTGGCATTCAAAAAGGTCTACAGGTATGATATCGAAACCTGTACAATAGTAGAATTAGCTTCAAAGGTTTCAGACTTCACCTGCTATGAACCATATTTGGAGAAGGAAGCAAGGGATTTGCATCTATTTAATTATGCTGAGAGTCTAGCTCCAATTAGAGAATTTTGTGAAGTTACTTCTGTCTGTTAG
- the LOC127783666 gene encoding probable potassium transporter 17 isoform X2 codes for MDLEAGSIRPRSDGGGPAAGRETDDSNVWKDLFLAYKTLGVVFGGLVTSPLYVYPSMNLSSPTEADYLGIYSIMFWTLTLIGVVKYVCIALNADDHGEGGTFAMYSLLCRHADIGILPSKRVYAEEDPLLHSQSAIARRPSRLGKFFEQSITARRVLLFIAVLGMCMLIGDGILTPAISVLSAIDGIRGPFPTVSKPVVEALSAAILIGLFLLQKYGTSKVSFLFSPIMAAWTFTTPIIGLYSIVHYYPGIFKAISPYYIVHFFLRNKRQGWQLLGGTVLCITGAEAMFADLGHFSKKAIQMAFLSSIYPSLVLTYAGQTAYLIKNVNDFGDGFYKFVPRPVYWPMFVVATLAAIVASQSLISATFSVIKQSVVLDYFPRVKVVHTSQHKEGEVYSPEINYILMVLCVGVILGFGGGKAIGNAFGVVVIMVMLITTVLLTLVMIIIWRTPLVLAGLYFVPFFIMEGAYVSAVFTKIPEGGWLPFAVSITLAMIMFGWYYGRQRKFEYEMTNKVSLEHLGELLARPEVQRVPGLCFFYSNIQDGLTPILGHYIKNMSSLHTVTIFVTLRPLLVAKVDQSERILINRLGPNGVYGCTVQYGYADNLSLEGGDDLAAQVTSCLQWHIQMDTDGRQSPEEEMAQLEAARLAGVVHVRGKMRFYVGEDAGWFDKIMLGFYEFLHGICRSALPVLGMPLQQRVEIGMLYKV; via the exons ATGGATCTCGAGGCGGGGTCAATCCGACcccgcagcgacggcggcggtccgGCGGCCGGCAGGGAGACCGAT GATAGCAATGTTTGGAAGGATCTATTCCTTGCTTACAAGACTCTTGGTGTTGTTTTTGGTGGCCTCGTCACTTCTCCCCTCTACGTTTATCCCTCTATGAACTTATCATCTCCCACAGAAGCTGACTACCTGGGGATATACAGCATAATGTTTTGGACTCTTACTTTAATTGGTGTGGTCAAGTATGTATGCATAGCTCTCAATGCTGATGATCATGGTGAAG GTGGTACATTTGCCATGTATTCTCTGTTGTGTAGGCATGCTGATATAGGCATCCTTCCTTCCAAAAGGGTGTATGCAGAAGAAGATCCACTGCTTCACAGTCAGTCTGCAATAGCCAGAAGGCCTAGTAGGCTGGGAAAGTTCTTTGAACAGAGCATAACTGCAAGAAGAGTATTGTTATTCATAGCAGTACTTGGGATGTGCATGCTCATTGGAGATGGCATACTTACTCCTGCTATTTCAG TACTATCAGCAATTGATGGGATAAGAGGGCCATTTCCTACTGTTAGCAAAC CTGTTGTGGAGGCCCTTTCTGCAGCAATTCTCATTGGCTTATTCTTATTGCAAAAGTATGGGACTTCAAAAGTGAGCTTTCTGTTTTCTCCAATCATGGCAGCATGGACTTTCACCACTCCAATTATCGGCTTATACAGTATTGTACATTACTATCCTGGCATCTTCAAAGCCATTTCACCGTATTATATTGTTCATTTCTTCCTGAGAAATAAAAGGCAAGGTTGGCAACTGCTTGGTGGGACTGTTTTATGCATCACAG GTGCTGAAGCTATGTTCGCAGATCTTGGGCACTTCAGCAAAAAGGCTATTCAG atggcaTTTCTGTCTAGCATATATCCTTCTTTGGTGCTCACTTATGCTGGGCAAACAGCATACCTTATAAAAAATGTCAATGACTTTGGTGATGGTTTCTACAAATTTGTTCCTCGTCCCGTTTACTGGCCAATGTTTGTCGTTGCAACACTAGCAGCAATTGTTGCGAGCCAATCCTTAATATCCGCGACATTCTCTGTCATCAAGCAATCAGTTGTCCTGGATTACTTCCCTCGTGTTAAAGTGGTGCACACGTCGCAACACAAAGAAGGCGAGGTTTACTCCCCAGAAATCAATTACATTCTCATGGTACTGTGTGTCGGTGTTATACTAGGATTTGGTGGTGGCAAGGCTATAGGGAATGCTTTCG GTGTTGTGGTCATCATGGTCATGCTCATAACTACAGTCCTACTCACCCTTGTGATGATCATCATATGGAGAACACCACTTGTGCTTGCTGGGCTGTACTTCGTCCCTTTCTTCATCATGGAAGGGGCCTATGTCAGTGCAGTTTTCACCAAGATCCCTGAAGGAGGTTGGCTTCCTTTCGCGGTTTCCATAACCCTTGCAATGATCATGTTCGGCTGGTACTACGGTCGGCAAAGGAAATTTGAGTACGAGATGACAAACAAAGTGAGCTTGGAGCACCTCGGCGAGCTCTTGGCAAGGCCTGAGGTTCAGAGGGTCCCTGGCCTCTGCTTCTTCTACAGCAACATACAGGACGGGCTAACTCCGATTCTCGGCCATTACATCAAGAACATGAGCTCACTGCACACGGTCACAATCTTTGTCACCCTGAGGCCCCTGCTCGTCGCCAAAGTTGATCAAAGCGAAAGGATCCTGATAAACAGGCTTGGACCAAACGGGGTGTACGGCTGCACCGTTCAGTACGGCTACGCCGACAACCTCAGCCTcgagggcggcgacgacctcgccgcgcaGGTCACGAGCTGCCTGCAATGGCACATCCAGATGGACACTGATGGCCGCCAGTCACCGGAGGAAGAGATGGCGCAGCTGGAGGCGGCGAGGTTGGCCGGCGTGGTGCACGTCCGGGGCAAGATGAGGTTCTACGTCGGCGAGGACGCCGGCTGGTTTGATAAGATCATGCTCGGATTCTATGAGTTCTTGCATGGGATCTGCCGGTCGGCTCTGCCGGTTCTTGGGATGCCTCTGCAACAGCGAGTTGAGATCGGCATGCTGTACAAGGTCTGA
- the LOC127783666 gene encoding probable potassium transporter 17 isoform X1, whose translation MWFIVLLCCVPNRNLKYHLCVLQFILMFSLNSEQDSNVWKDLFLAYKTLGVVFGGLVTSPLYVYPSMNLSSPTEADYLGIYSIMFWTLTLIGVVKYVCIALNADDHGEGGTFAMYSLLCRHADIGILPSKRVYAEEDPLLHSQSAIARRPSRLGKFFEQSITARRVLLFIAVLGMCMLIGDGILTPAISVLSAIDGIRGPFPTVSKPVVEALSAAILIGLFLLQKYGTSKVSFLFSPIMAAWTFTTPIIGLYSIVHYYPGIFKAISPYYIVHFFLRNKRQGWQLLGGTVLCITGAEAMFADLGHFSKKAIQMAFLSSIYPSLVLTYAGQTAYLIKNVNDFGDGFYKFVPRPVYWPMFVVATLAAIVASQSLISATFSVIKQSVVLDYFPRVKVVHTSQHKEGEVYSPEINYILMVLCVGVILGFGGGKAIGNAFGVVVIMVMLITTVLLTLVMIIIWRTPLVLAGLYFVPFFIMEGAYVSAVFTKIPEGGWLPFAVSITLAMIMFGWYYGRQRKFEYEMTNKVSLEHLGELLARPEVQRVPGLCFFYSNIQDGLTPILGHYIKNMSSLHTVTIFVTLRPLLVAKVDQSERILINRLGPNGVYGCTVQYGYADNLSLEGGDDLAAQVTSCLQWHIQMDTDGRQSPEEEMAQLEAARLAGVVHVRGKMRFYVGEDAGWFDKIMLGFYEFLHGICRSALPVLGMPLQQRVEIGMLYKV comes from the exons ATGTGGTTCATCGTTCTTCTTTGTTGTGTTCCAAATAGAAACTTGAAGTATCATCTTTGTGTTTTACAGTTTATATTAATGTTTTCTCTCAACTCTGAGCAGGATAGCAATGTTTGGAAGGATCTATTCCTTGCTTACAAGACTCTTGGTGTTGTTTTTGGTGGCCTCGTCACTTCTCCCCTCTACGTTTATCCCTCTATGAACTTATCATCTCCCACAGAAGCTGACTACCTGGGGATATACAGCATAATGTTTTGGACTCTTACTTTAATTGGTGTGGTCAAGTATGTATGCATAGCTCTCAATGCTGATGATCATGGTGAAG GTGGTACATTTGCCATGTATTCTCTGTTGTGTAGGCATGCTGATATAGGCATCCTTCCTTCCAAAAGGGTGTATGCAGAAGAAGATCCACTGCTTCACAGTCAGTCTGCAATAGCCAGAAGGCCTAGTAGGCTGGGAAAGTTCTTTGAACAGAGCATAACTGCAAGAAGAGTATTGTTATTCATAGCAGTACTTGGGATGTGCATGCTCATTGGAGATGGCATACTTACTCCTGCTATTTCAG TACTATCAGCAATTGATGGGATAAGAGGGCCATTTCCTACTGTTAGCAAAC CTGTTGTGGAGGCCCTTTCTGCAGCAATTCTCATTGGCTTATTCTTATTGCAAAAGTATGGGACTTCAAAAGTGAGCTTTCTGTTTTCTCCAATCATGGCAGCATGGACTTTCACCACTCCAATTATCGGCTTATACAGTATTGTACATTACTATCCTGGCATCTTCAAAGCCATTTCACCGTATTATATTGTTCATTTCTTCCTGAGAAATAAAAGGCAAGGTTGGCAACTGCTTGGTGGGACTGTTTTATGCATCACAG GTGCTGAAGCTATGTTCGCAGATCTTGGGCACTTCAGCAAAAAGGCTATTCAG atggcaTTTCTGTCTAGCATATATCCTTCTTTGGTGCTCACTTATGCTGGGCAAACAGCATACCTTATAAAAAATGTCAATGACTTTGGTGATGGTTTCTACAAATTTGTTCCTCGTCCCGTTTACTGGCCAATGTTTGTCGTTGCAACACTAGCAGCAATTGTTGCGAGCCAATCCTTAATATCCGCGACATTCTCTGTCATCAAGCAATCAGTTGTCCTGGATTACTTCCCTCGTGTTAAAGTGGTGCACACGTCGCAACACAAAGAAGGCGAGGTTTACTCCCCAGAAATCAATTACATTCTCATGGTACTGTGTGTCGGTGTTATACTAGGATTTGGTGGTGGCAAGGCTATAGGGAATGCTTTCG GTGTTGTGGTCATCATGGTCATGCTCATAACTACAGTCCTACTCACCCTTGTGATGATCATCATATGGAGAACACCACTTGTGCTTGCTGGGCTGTACTTCGTCCCTTTCTTCATCATGGAAGGGGCCTATGTCAGTGCAGTTTTCACCAAGATCCCTGAAGGAGGTTGGCTTCCTTTCGCGGTTTCCATAACCCTTGCAATGATCATGTTCGGCTGGTACTACGGTCGGCAAAGGAAATTTGAGTACGAGATGACAAACAAAGTGAGCTTGGAGCACCTCGGCGAGCTCTTGGCAAGGCCTGAGGTTCAGAGGGTCCCTGGCCTCTGCTTCTTCTACAGCAACATACAGGACGGGCTAACTCCGATTCTCGGCCATTACATCAAGAACATGAGCTCACTGCACACGGTCACAATCTTTGTCACCCTGAGGCCCCTGCTCGTCGCCAAAGTTGATCAAAGCGAAAGGATCCTGATAAACAGGCTTGGACCAAACGGGGTGTACGGCTGCACCGTTCAGTACGGCTACGCCGACAACCTCAGCCTcgagggcggcgacgacctcgccgcgcaGGTCACGAGCTGCCTGCAATGGCACATCCAGATGGACACTGATGGCCGCCAGTCACCGGAGGAAGAGATGGCGCAGCTGGAGGCGGCGAGGTTGGCCGGCGTGGTGCACGTCCGGGGCAAGATGAGGTTCTACGTCGGCGAGGACGCCGGCTGGTTTGATAAGATCATGCTCGGATTCTATGAGTTCTTGCATGGGATCTGCCGGTCGGCTCTGCCGGTTCTTGGGATGCCTCTGCAACAGCGAGTTGAGATCGGCATGCTGTACAAGGTCTGA
- the LOC127783666 gene encoding probable potassium transporter 17 isoform X3 — translation MNLSSPTEADYLGIYSIMFWTLTLIGVVKYVCIALNADDHGEGGTFAMYSLLCRHADIGILPSKRVYAEEDPLLHSQSAIARRPSRLGKFFEQSITARRVLLFIAVLGMCMLIGDGILTPAISVLSAIDGIRGPFPTVSKPVVEALSAAILIGLFLLQKYGTSKVSFLFSPIMAAWTFTTPIIGLYSIVHYYPGIFKAISPYYIVHFFLRNKRQGWQLLGGTVLCITGAEAMFADLGHFSKKAIQMAFLSSIYPSLVLTYAGQTAYLIKNVNDFGDGFYKFVPRPVYWPMFVVATLAAIVASQSLISATFSVIKQSVVLDYFPRVKVVHTSQHKEGEVYSPEINYILMVLCVGVILGFGGGKAIGNAFGVVVIMVMLITTVLLTLVMIIIWRTPLVLAGLYFVPFFIMEGAYVSAVFTKIPEGGWLPFAVSITLAMIMFGWYYGRQRKFEYEMTNKVSLEHLGELLARPEVQRVPGLCFFYSNIQDGLTPILGHYIKNMSSLHTVTIFVTLRPLLVAKVDQSERILINRLGPNGVYGCTVQYGYADNLSLEGGDDLAAQVTSCLQWHIQMDTDGRQSPEEEMAQLEAARLAGVVHVRGKMRFYVGEDAGWFDKIMLGFYEFLHGICRSALPVLGMPLQQRVEIGMLYKV, via the exons ATGAACTTATCATCTCCCACAGAAGCTGACTACCTGGGGATATACAGCATAATGTTTTGGACTCTTACTTTAATTGGTGTGGTCAAGTATGTATGCATAGCTCTCAATGCTGATGATCATGGTGAAG GTGGTACATTTGCCATGTATTCTCTGTTGTGTAGGCATGCTGATATAGGCATCCTTCCTTCCAAAAGGGTGTATGCAGAAGAAGATCCACTGCTTCACAGTCAGTCTGCAATAGCCAGAAGGCCTAGTAGGCTGGGAAAGTTCTTTGAACAGAGCATAACTGCAAGAAGAGTATTGTTATTCATAGCAGTACTTGGGATGTGCATGCTCATTGGAGATGGCATACTTACTCCTGCTATTTCAG TACTATCAGCAATTGATGGGATAAGAGGGCCATTTCCTACTGTTAGCAAAC CTGTTGTGGAGGCCCTTTCTGCAGCAATTCTCATTGGCTTATTCTTATTGCAAAAGTATGGGACTTCAAAAGTGAGCTTTCTGTTTTCTCCAATCATGGCAGCATGGACTTTCACCACTCCAATTATCGGCTTATACAGTATTGTACATTACTATCCTGGCATCTTCAAAGCCATTTCACCGTATTATATTGTTCATTTCTTCCTGAGAAATAAAAGGCAAGGTTGGCAACTGCTTGGTGGGACTGTTTTATGCATCACAG GTGCTGAAGCTATGTTCGCAGATCTTGGGCACTTCAGCAAAAAGGCTATTCAG atggcaTTTCTGTCTAGCATATATCCTTCTTTGGTGCTCACTTATGCTGGGCAAACAGCATACCTTATAAAAAATGTCAATGACTTTGGTGATGGTTTCTACAAATTTGTTCCTCGTCCCGTTTACTGGCCAATGTTTGTCGTTGCAACACTAGCAGCAATTGTTGCGAGCCAATCCTTAATATCCGCGACATTCTCTGTCATCAAGCAATCAGTTGTCCTGGATTACTTCCCTCGTGTTAAAGTGGTGCACACGTCGCAACACAAAGAAGGCGAGGTTTACTCCCCAGAAATCAATTACATTCTCATGGTACTGTGTGTCGGTGTTATACTAGGATTTGGTGGTGGCAAGGCTATAGGGAATGCTTTCG GTGTTGTGGTCATCATGGTCATGCTCATAACTACAGTCCTACTCACCCTTGTGATGATCATCATATGGAGAACACCACTTGTGCTTGCTGGGCTGTACTTCGTCCCTTTCTTCATCATGGAAGGGGCCTATGTCAGTGCAGTTTTCACCAAGATCCCTGAAGGAGGTTGGCTTCCTTTCGCGGTTTCCATAACCCTTGCAATGATCATGTTCGGCTGGTACTACGGTCGGCAAAGGAAATTTGAGTACGAGATGACAAACAAAGTGAGCTTGGAGCACCTCGGCGAGCTCTTGGCAAGGCCTGAGGTTCAGAGGGTCCCTGGCCTCTGCTTCTTCTACAGCAACATACAGGACGGGCTAACTCCGATTCTCGGCCATTACATCAAGAACATGAGCTCACTGCACACGGTCACAATCTTTGTCACCCTGAGGCCCCTGCTCGTCGCCAAAGTTGATCAAAGCGAAAGGATCCTGATAAACAGGCTTGGACCAAACGGGGTGTACGGCTGCACCGTTCAGTACGGCTACGCCGACAACCTCAGCCTcgagggcggcgacgacctcgccgcgcaGGTCACGAGCTGCCTGCAATGGCACATCCAGATGGACACTGATGGCCGCCAGTCACCGGAGGAAGAGATGGCGCAGCTGGAGGCGGCGAGGTTGGCCGGCGTGGTGCACGTCCGGGGCAAGATGAGGTTCTACGTCGGCGAGGACGCCGGCTGGTTTGATAAGATCATGCTCGGATTCTATGAGTTCTTGCATGGGATCTGCCGGTCGGCTCTGCCGGTTCTTGGGATGCCTCTGCAACAGCGAGTTGAGATCGGCATGCTGTACAAGGTCTGA